The region GAGGTGGGCGATGCGCGTGCCGGGCGGAGGGTGCGGGCCGACGGCGTTCCACTCGGCAGCCAGCCATCGCGTCCCGTGGCGGTGGACTGTTGCTCGCGTCGGACGTGCGCCGCGGCCGTGGAAGTCCCCGAGATCCCACCCGAGCATCGAGCAGACAGTGGCCTGGTCGGCCCACGAGTGCGGCAGCTCCCCGCGATCCAGCACCGCGTCGAGGAAGGTCACCGAGCGGGGGTCGCGGCGGACGAGCCAGACCCCGGTGTTCGGGTTGCACCGGTCGTTGAATCGTTCGAGCGCGAGCCCCTGGTAGTCGGTGGGCGACAGGTCGTCCAAGGGGTCGCGGTCGGTGCGGAGCACGACGGTGTCGACGTCGAGCCACAAGACGGCGTCGTGCCGATCGAGGCTGGTGCGGAGCAGCTCGATCTTCGCCCACTTTGCCGCGCGGACGGCCGGTGTGCAGCGGTCGTTGTCGTCGGGCAGCCGGTGAACGGCGAGGTCGTAGCCGTGGGCATGTGCGAAGGCGAGGTGCGTCGGCAGCGACCACTGGAGCAGGGGGGACATCGCCGGGCCGCATGCCGTCAACACGAGCTTGCGCCGTCCGGGGCCGGCGTTGTCCGCATCGAGGACGTCGTCGACGCCGGCGCCGTTCACGGTCGCCCGTCCAGGCGCCGTCGCGCGACAGCGCAGTGGCGCGGGTCGACGTCTCCGCCGAGCACCGGCCGGTTCGCGGCGTGGGCCACGATG is a window of Actinomycetota bacterium DNA encoding:
- a CDS encoding glycosyltransferase family 77 protein translates to MNGAGVDDVLDADNAGPGRRKLVLTACGPAMSPLLQWSLPTHLAFAHAHGYDLAVHRLPDDNDRCTPAVRAAKWAKIELLRTSLDRHDAVLWLDVDTVVLRTDRDPLDDLSPTDYQGLALERFNDRCNPNTGVWLVRRDPRSVTFLDAVLDRGELPHSWADQATVCSMLGWDLGDFHGRGARPTRATVHRHGTRWLAAEWNAVGPHPPPGTRIAHLAGMPIEERARRMAALRRWAVTDRVADP